In Nicotiana tabacum cultivar K326 chromosome 21, ASM71507v2, whole genome shotgun sequence, one DNA window encodes the following:
- the LOC107798833 gene encoding protein DETOXIFICATION 35-like codes for METPLLNGFSGDDHQLIGADGDYRPARSLKIWWAIFCIESVKLWRIGGPIAFNIICQYGVNSLTNIFVGHLGDIELSAISIAQSVIGTFSFGFMLGMGSALETLCGQAYGAGQIHMLGVYMQRSIIILFVTSILLLPIYLFASPVLKMLGQEYDIAELAGEYAILIIPQLFSLSINFPTSKFLQAQSKVDVLAWIGFVSLLVHATLLWLFIYTFGWGTSGAALAFDITNWAMAIAQFVYVVGWCKDGWKGLSWAAFNEIWSFVRLSIASAVMLCLEIWYMMSIIILVGHLDHAVIAVGSISICMNVNGYEGMLFIGINAAISVRVSNELGQGHPRATKYSVYISVFQSLLIGLLCMVIVLVAREHLAIIFTSSKDMQQAVGDLAYLLGITMVLNSVQPVISGVAVGGGWQALVAYINLGCYYVFGLPLGFTLGYVAKLGAKGLWLGMIAGTSLQTVLLLVVLYKTNWNKEVEETNERMRKWGGQDFEIEKSQADRLISFGNGVP; via the exons ATGGAGACGCCGTTGCTCAACGGTTTCTCCGGTGACGACCACCAACTCATCGGCGCCGACGGTGATTACCGGCCTGCCAGAAGTCTAAAAATATGGTGGGCTATTTTCTGCATTGAGAGTGTTAAGCTGTGGAGGATAGGAGGTCCTATAGCCTTCAACATAATCTGTCAGTATGGTGTGAACTCTCTTACTAATATATTTGTTGGACATCTTGGAGATATTGAGCTTTCTGCTATCTCCATTGCTCAGTCTGTCATTGGTACCTTCTCTTTCGGCTTCATG TTGGGAATGGGAAGTGCGCTGGAGACACTGTGTGGACAGGCCTATGGTGCAGGGCAAATTCACATGCTTGGAGTTTACATGCAACGCTCTATCATAATTCTGTTTGTAACTTCTATCTTGCTCTTGCCCATCTATTTATTTGCATCCCCAGTGCTCAAGATGTTGGGCCAAGAATATGACATTGCTGAGCTTGCTGGGGAATATGCCATACTAATTATCCCTCAATTGTTTTCACTTTCTATCAATTTTCCAACCTCCAAATTCCTTCAAGCTCAAAGCAAAGTTGATGTGCTTGCCTGGATTGGATTTGTTTCTTTGCTAGTGCATGCTACACTCCTTTGGCTCTTTATTTATACGTTTGGCTGGGGTACAAGTGGTGCTGCCTTAGCCTTTGACATTACAAATTGGGCCATGGCAATTGCTCAGTTTGTTTATGTTGTTGGATGGTGCAAGGATGGGTGGAAGGGATTGTCGTGGGCAGCATTTAACGAAATATGGTCTTTTGTGAGGCTCTCCATTGCATCAGCTGTTATGCTATGCCTTGAGATTTGGTACATGATGAGTATTATCATCCTTGTTGGCCATCTCGACCATGCAGTCATCGCAGTTGGGTCCATTTCTATTTG CATGAACGTGAATGGGTATGAAGGCATGTTGTTCATTGGAATTAATGCTGCCATAAG TGTACGGGTCTCAAATGAGCTTGGGCAAGGACATCCAAGGGCCACTAAATACTCTGTCTATATCTCAGTGTTTCAGTCACTTCTAATTGGGCTACTCTGTATGGTTATTGTATTGGTAGCTAGAGAGCATTTGGCCATTATCTTTACAAGCAGCAAGGATATGCAACAAGCTGTCGGTGATCTTGCTTACCTTCTTGGAATAACTATGGTTCTTAATAGTGTTCAGCCTGTTATATCAG GTGTTGCTGTTGGAGGTGGATGGCAAGCTTTAGTGGCTTATATTAATCTGGGATGTTATTATGTATTTGGACTCCCACTAGGATTTACTCTTGGTTATGTGGCTAAGTTGGGAGCAAAG GGACTTTGGCTGGGAATGATAGCTGGGACATCTTTGCAGACTGTGCTACTCTTGGTTGTACTATATAAGACAAACTGGAACAAGGAG GTTGAGGAGACAAATGAGCGTATGCGAAAGTGGGGAGGCCAAGATTTTGAAATTGAGAAATCCCAGGCTGATAGGCTGATATCTTTTGGGAATGGTGTACCTTAG